In Pyramidobacter porci, the DNA window GCTGACGGTCGTCATGGACTTCCGTTCGTCCCCCGGCGCGGCGGGGTTCGCCGGCGCGCAGACGAAGATGGAGCTGGGGCGGAACTCGCTGCTGCGGCTGGTGCAGATCCAGCGGCTCGGCGGGCTGACGTTTTTCAACGACGTGGGCGCGCGCTGCGCCGACGGCGCGCGCGTGGAACTGATCCAGCTGGCGCTGGGCGGCGGGAACGTCTTCATGGGCGCGCAGTGTGCCCTCGAAGGGCGAAGCAGCGCGCTGAAGGCCGACGTCGGCTATCTGCTGCGCGGGACCGAACGGCTCGACATGAACTATACCGCGCTGCACGAAGGGCGCCGCACGCAAAGCGAGATCAACGCCTCCGGCGTGCTGCGGGAGAAGGCTTTCAAACTGTTTCGCGGCACGATCGACTTTCGCCGCGGCGCCGCGCAGGCGTCGGGCAGCGAAAGAGAAGACGTGCTGCTGCTGGACGACGGCGTCGTCAACCAGACGATCCCGCTGATCCTCTGCGGCGAGGACGACGTGGAGGGCAATCACGGCGCCACGATCGGACGCCTCGACGACCGGCTGCTGTTTTATCTTGAGTCGCGCGGGCTGCCCCGCGATGGCGTGTATGAAATGATGGCCCGCGCGCGCGTCGCCGCGGTGGCCGCGAAGATCCCCGACGAAACGGCGCGGCGCGACGTGGAGCGCTGGCTGAACGGAGGTGCGGACGATGTCTGAGGCGGAACTGAAACGGGAGGACGAACGCCTGCGCGGCGACTTTCCGATTTTCGCCGATAAGGAGCTGGTCTACCTCGACAGCTCGGCGACGACGCAGAAGCCAAAGCGCGTGCTGGACGCGGTGCTCGATTATTACGAGAAAAACAACGCCAACCCGCTGCGCGGCCTTTACGGGCTGAGCGTGGCGGCGACGGAAGTCTACGAAAACGCGCGCGCGGCCGTGCGGAAGTTCATCAACGCCGCCGCGCCCGAGGAGATCGTCTTCACGCGCAACGCCACCGAAAGCCTGAACCTCGTGGCCTACAGCTACGGCATGAACTTTTTGAAGCCCGGCGACGAGATCCTCGTCAGCGTCATGGAGCACCACAGCAACCTGCTGCCCTGGCAGAACGTCGCCCGCGCGACCGGCGCGGCGCTGAAGTTCGTCGACTGCGCGCCGGACGGCTCGCTGACGGCGGAAGCGTTCGCCGCGGCGCTGACGCCGCGCACGCGGCTGGCGGCAGTGACGCACGTTTCCAACGTGCTGGGCGTGAGAAACGACCTGAAAACTTTTGCCGGACTGTGCCGCCGCAACGGCACGATCCTCGTCGCCGACGGCGCGCAGAGCGTGCCGCACCTGCCCGTGGACGTGCGGGAGCTCGGCGTCGATTTTCTCGCCTTTTCCGGGCACAAAATGCTGGCGCCGATGGGCATCGGCGTGCTGTACGGACGGCGCGAGCTGCTCGACAAAATGCCGCCGTTCCTCTACGGCGGCGAGATGATCGAGTCCGTCCGCCGCGACGGCGCCACCTACGCCGCCGCGCCGCACAAGTTCGAGGCCGGCACCGTCAACGCCGGCGGCGCGGCGGGGCTGGCGGCGGCGATCGAATACATCCGGTCCGTCGGCTTCGAAACGATCCAGCGCCGCGAAAACGACCTCTGCGCGCTGGCCCTGAACGAGATGAAAAAGATTCCGCACGTGCATGTGCTCGGCAGCGACGACCCGCTCGACCATCACGGCATCCTGTCCTTCACGATCGACGGCGTGCATCCGCACGACATCGCGGCGATCTGCGACGAAGCGCGTATCTGCGTGCGGGCCGGACATCACTGCGCCCAGCCTCTGCTCGAACATCTCGGCTGCCGCTCGACGGCGCGCGCCAGCGTCGCCTTTTACAACACGGAGGGAGACATCCGCCGTTTTATCGCCTGCCTGGCGGGCATCCGAAAGAAGATGGGTTACGATGGAAAGTAGAACATTTTACAACGAAGTTCTCACCGAACACAACGTGCGCCCCGCGCACAAGCGCGCGCTGGAAGGCGAGTGTTTCTCGCTGGAAGGGGTCAACCCGTCCTGCGGCGACGACATCACGCTCAGCCTCAGGGTCGAAGACGGCGTCATCGTCGACGGCGCCTTCGAGGGCGACGGCTGCGCGATCTCGCAGGCTTCCGCGGACATCATGCTCGATCTCGTCATCGGCCGCACGAAAGATGAAGCCCTGCGCCTGTCGGACCTCTTCCGGCGCATGATCCAGGGCGCGGCCTCCGAGGCGGAGATCGAAGAGCTCGAAGAGGCCGGCGCGCTGCGCGACGTCTCTCACATGCCGGCGCGCGTCAAGTGCGCCGTGCTGGGATGGCACACCCTGGACGAGATCCTGAGGAACCCCGATAAAGCCGTCGGGCAGCGCTGACGCCGCTTGAACGAAAAAATTTCCCCGAGCGCCCGGGGGAATTTTTTTATGGGTGCTCCAAGCGGACAGAGTTATCGGTTTATGATAAAATAGATAAAATCAAAAAAATGACAATAACGGGATAAAGAGCGGGCACGCTGATTTTCTTTGTCCCGATCATAAAAAGGGGTGACAGTCGATGAAGTTCTTTGCTTTAAGACGGTTGCGGGCGATTTTGGCCCTGACGGCGGTGACGGTGGCGTGTTCCGGAGCGCCCGCCGCCGAGAAGGTTCTTCTCGACACCGACATGGTGGAGGCTTTTGACGACGGCATTGCCATGCTCATGCTGGCCCGAGCGCCGCAGGTCGAGCTGCTCGGAGTGACGACGGTCGTCGGCAACACCTGGGTTGAAGAGGGAACGGCCTATGCCCTGCGCCAGCTTGAAGCCGTCAAGCTCGAATGGAAGGTGCCCGTGGCGATGGGATTTGCCGAGGCCACGCGCCGCGGCCGCGCCGAAGGACTTGGGGAAGAGCGGCGTCTTTTCGGCGAAGGTCACGACGACTGGATGGGCGCCTACTCCCATTCTCGTCCCGAATCGTGGCAGGCCGCCTACACGGCGATGTACGGCGTCAAGCCCAAATGCGCCCCCGTGAAGGAACACGCGGTCGATTTCATGATCAACTGCGTCAAACGCAATCCCGGCGAAGTGACGATCGTCGAGATCGGCACCTGCGGCAATCTCGCCGCGGCCGTGCGCCGGGCGCCGGAGATCGTGCCGCTGATCAAGCGCGTGATCTACATGGGCGGAGCGGTCTTTCAGGAAGGCAACGTCACGCCGGCCGCGGAGTTCAACTGGTGGTTCGATCCCGAAGCGGCCCGCAGTTGTCTGCGCACGCCCTTCAAAGAGCAGATCATCGTCCCGCTCGACACTTGCGAGAAGATCCGTTTCGACGGCCCCCGCCTGCTCGACGTGATGGGGCACGTAAAGAACGAGATGATCGCGCCGATGCTGCAGCGCAAGTACGACCTTTTCTTCGCCGATAATCCCGATTACGTGATTTACGTCTGGGACGTGATCGCGGCGGCGATCTTTGTGGATCCGTCGCTGATCGCCGAGGAAGTCTCGTATCCCGTGGACGTGGACGACCAGTTCGGCCTGAGCTACGGCAAAGTTTACGCTTTCAAGGGGAAAGCTCCTGCCGGCGCTCGGAGCGCCCGTATTATCCTGACAGTCGACGAGGGACGGCTGTGGGAAATGATCTATAAGCTCTGCGACGAGCTTTAAGCGAACGCGACAGGGCCCGGAACTCCGCGGAGTTCCGGGCCCTGTCGCAGTGTGGTCAAAAGAATTCCACAAACGATTCTTTCACGACATTTCCGGTATAATCTGAAACGAGAGAACGGATTCTTCCATTTCAATTCAAATAATTTTACGGAGGCGTTGCAATGAGTCAGAACAGTTTCACCCGTCTTTATCCGTCGGTCTGGAAGCAGGACAAACAGAGCGCGATCATGGAGTTCGCCGAAGGCTACAAGGCCTTTCTCGATACGTGCAAGACCGAACGCGAGACCGCGGCCGAAGTGATCCGCCAGGCGGAAGCGGCGGGCTACGGGAATCTCGACGAGCTGTGCGCGGAGCACCGCGGACTGAAAGCCGGCGACAAAGTATACGCGCTGCGCCAAAACAAGGCCGCCGCGCTCTTCGTGATCGGCCAAAGACCGCTGACCGACGGCATGAACCTGATCTGCGCCCACGCCGACGCGCCGCGCCTCGACCTGCGCGCCAACCCGCTTTACGAGAAGGACGGCTACGCGCTGATGAAGACCCATTATTACGGCGGCATCAAAAAGTACCAGTGGGCGGCGCTGCCGCTCAGCCTGCATGGCGTCGTCGTCAAAAAAGGCGGCGAGCGCGTCGACGTCGTCGTCGGCGAGAACGAGTCCGACCCTGTTGTGTACGTCAGCGATCTGCCCAAGCACCTTTCCGCCGAGCAGATGAAGCGATCCCTCGAAGAGGGGCTCAAAGGCGAGGAACTGAACCTCGTCGTCGGCTCCGTGCCGCTGGCCGGAGGCGAGGGCGACGCCGTCAAGAAACAAATCCTCGCGCTGCTGGAAGAGCGTTACGGCATCGGCGAGAAGGATTTCGTCAGCGCCGAGTTCGAAGCGGTCCCCGCCGGACGCGCCCGCGACGTCGGCCTCGACGCCTCGATGATCGCCTCCTACGCGCACGACGACCGCGTCTGCGTCTACACCGCCCTGCAGGCCATGCTGCGCGTGGAGCGTCCCGTCTATACCGCCGGCGTGATGTTCGTCGACAAGGAAGAAGTCGGCAGCAACGGCAACGCCGGCATGAACTCCCATTATATGGAGAACCTCGCCGCCCGCCTCGTGCGCCTGAGCGGCGGCGACGCGCTGGACCTGAATCTGGCGCTGGAAAACTCCAGACTGCTGTCCGCCGACGTCACCGTCGGTTACGACCCCAACTTCGCCGACGCGTTCGAGGTGAACAACACCGCGCGCCTCGGCAGCGGCCCCGCCATCGTCAAGTACGCCGGCTCCAAGGGCAAGAGCGGATGCAACGACGCCAACGCCGAATTCGTCGCCATGGTTCGCGACGTCTTCGACGACGCCGGCGTGACGTGGCAGATCAGCACCATGGGACGCATCGATTTGGGCGGCGGCGGCACGATCGCGCCCTTCGCCTCGCGCTACGGCATGCACGTGCTCGACTGCGGCGTGGCCCTGCTGAGTATGCACGCCCCCTTCGAACTGGCCAGCAAAGCCGACGTCTACGAAACGGTCCGCGCCTACGAAGCCTTCCTGAACAGCGCCGCCGAGATGAAAAACTACCTGCGCTGACGAGTGTGCGGCACACGCCTTGTTTTTGATAACCC includes these proteins:
- a CDS encoding SufB/SufD family protein, translated to MDSMEMKVNRLPAPTWNWLRMNGTETAARVGGEGTFGVEIPAGVTGETLPAPSLRCACGMGPDVGRLAEEAALPVRKYTAAGKTEEALRFGFDYADGAAAFNAVELETGEGGELTVVMDFRSSPGAAGFAGAQTKMELGRNSLLRLVQIQRLGGLTFFNDVGARCADGARVELIQLALGGGNVFMGAQCALEGRSSALKADVGYLLRGTERLDMNYTALHEGRRTQSEINASGVLREKAFKLFRGTIDFRRGAAQASGSEREDVLLLDDGVVNQTIPLILCGEDDVEGNHGATIGRLDDRLLFYLESRGLPRDGVYEMMARARVAAVAAKIPDETARRDVERWLNGGADDV
- a CDS encoding aminotransferase class V-fold PLP-dependent enzyme gives rise to the protein MSEAELKREDERLRGDFPIFADKELVYLDSSATTQKPKRVLDAVLDYYEKNNANPLRGLYGLSVAATEVYENARAAVRKFINAAAPEEIVFTRNATESLNLVAYSYGMNFLKPGDEILVSVMEHHSNLLPWQNVARATGAALKFVDCAPDGSLTAEAFAAALTPRTRLAAVTHVSNVLGVRNDLKTFAGLCRRNGTILVADGAQSVPHLPVDVRELGVDFLAFSGHKMLAPMGIGVLYGRRELLDKMPPFLYGGEMIESVRRDGATYAAAPHKFEAGTVNAGGAAGLAAAIEYIRSVGFETIQRRENDLCALALNEMKKIPHVHVLGSDDPLDHHGILSFTIDGVHPHDIAAICDEARICVRAGHHCAQPLLEHLGCRSTARASVAFYNTEGDIRRFIACLAGIRKKMGYDGK
- the sufU gene encoding Fe-S cluster assembly sulfur transfer protein SufU produces the protein MESRTFYNEVLTEHNVRPAHKRALEGECFSLEGVNPSCGDDITLSLRVEDGVIVDGAFEGDGCAISQASADIMLDLVIGRTKDEALRLSDLFRRMIQGAASEAEIEELEEAGALRDVSHMPARVKCAVLGWHTLDEILRNPDKAVGQR
- a CDS encoding nucleoside hydrolase, translated to MKFFALRRLRAILALTAVTVACSGAPAAEKVLLDTDMVEAFDDGIAMLMLARAPQVELLGVTTVVGNTWVEEGTAYALRQLEAVKLEWKVPVAMGFAEATRRGRAEGLGEERRLFGEGHDDWMGAYSHSRPESWQAAYTAMYGVKPKCAPVKEHAVDFMINCVKRNPGEVTIVEIGTCGNLAAAVRRAPEIVPLIKRVIYMGGAVFQEGNVTPAAEFNWWFDPEAARSCLRTPFKEQIIVPLDTCEKIRFDGPRLLDVMGHVKNEMIAPMLQRKYDLFFADNPDYVIYVWDVIAAAIFVDPSLIAEEVSYPVDVDDQFGLSYGKVYAFKGKAPAGARSARIILTVDEGRLWEMIYKLCDEL
- a CDS encoding aminopeptidase; translated protein: MSQNSFTRLYPSVWKQDKQSAIMEFAEGYKAFLDTCKTERETAAEVIRQAEAAGYGNLDELCAEHRGLKAGDKVYALRQNKAAALFVIGQRPLTDGMNLICAHADAPRLDLRANPLYEKDGYALMKTHYYGGIKKYQWAALPLSLHGVVVKKGGERVDVVVGENESDPVVYVSDLPKHLSAEQMKRSLEEGLKGEELNLVVGSVPLAGGEGDAVKKQILALLEERYGIGEKDFVSAEFEAVPAGRARDVGLDASMIASYAHDDRVCVYTALQAMLRVERPVYTAGVMFVDKEEVGSNGNAGMNSHYMENLAARLVRLSGGDALDLNLALENSRLLSADVTVGYDPNFADAFEVNNTARLGSGPAIVKYAGSKGKSGCNDANAEFVAMVRDVFDDAGVTWQISTMGRIDLGGGGTIAPFASRYGMHVLDCGVALLSMHAPFELASKADVYETVRAYEAFLNSAAEMKNYLR